Proteins encoded by one window of Streptomyces sp. NBC_01477:
- a CDS encoding phytanoyl-CoA dioxygenase family protein, translated as MLNESEIAQFKRDGVLVRPNLFAPDEVAALLAAFDRDAGTSGDHRIVEPASQEVRALYASHRRQPEYASLARSPRLVGPARQLLGPEVYLYQFKINAKPAHGGDGWAWHQDYVAWRIADRLRSPSLVNAVLFLDDITETNGPIAFVAGSHADGLIRDRRSDRQRSSQHLDPDDIALSPQDLESLLDRHELVTPTCAAGTVVLFHPEIVHGSSPNLSPFARRVAIATYNDVHNLPRPAGEPRPEYLVCRDTRPLPIEEDRPIVDSGAAAR; from the coding sequence ATGCTCAATGAGTCAGAGATCGCCCAGTTCAAGCGCGACGGTGTCCTCGTGCGTCCGAACCTGTTCGCGCCCGACGAGGTGGCGGCGCTGCTCGCCGCCTTCGACCGGGACGCCGGCACCTCGGGTGACCACCGCATCGTCGAGCCCGCGAGCCAGGAGGTGCGCGCCCTGTACGCGTCGCACCGGCGGCAGCCCGAATACGCCTCGCTCGCCCGCTCGCCGAGGCTGGTGGGACCGGCCAGGCAACTGCTGGGGCCGGAGGTCTACCTGTACCAGTTCAAGATCAACGCCAAGCCGGCCCACGGCGGCGACGGCTGGGCGTGGCACCAGGACTACGTCGCCTGGCGGATCGCGGACCGGCTGCGGTCACCCAGCCTGGTCAACGCCGTGCTCTTCCTCGACGACATCACCGAGACCAACGGCCCGATCGCGTTCGTCGCCGGGTCGCACGCGGACGGCTTGATCCGGGACCGGCGCAGCGACCGGCAGCGGTCCAGCCAGCACCTCGACCCCGACGACATAGCCCTCTCCCCGCAGGACCTCGAATCCCTCCTGGACAGGCACGAGTTGGTCACCCCCACGTGCGCCGCGGGGACGGTCGTCCTGTTCCACCCCGAGATCGTGCACGGCTCCTCGCCCAACCTGTCGCCTTTCGCCCGCCGGGTCGCCATCGCCACCTACAACGATGTCCACAACCTGCCGCGCCCCGCGGGGGAGCCCCGCCCCGAGTACCTGGTGTGCCGGGACACCCGCCCCCTGCCCATCGAGGAGGACCGGCCCATAGTGGACAGCGGGGCCGCGGCACGCTGA
- a CDS encoding zinc-binding dehydrogenase: MTTARAVVLKDFTDPPHVASFDVPPPTPGGLTVACRYAGICGTDLHLASGHLDVPTPLVLGHEGLGTVHALGDGTDRDTNGDPLAVGDTVMWASSIACHTCHACRVLREPTLCTARQTYGVNRPTSEASPLRGSWADFISLEPGTTVIKLPAGTDPVAAMAFACAGPTMVHALGERRPVRLGETVAVQGSGPVGLAAAALAQLAGAHVIVVGGPAARLATARAARIGDEHIDVVESGDVQGALAAVLDLTEGRGADLVIECAGVPDAVEQGTRMARRGGSYLIVGQYTDSGNTSFNPHQIVHRQLDLVGSWAFTGTHLAEYIRLLPALTERFDLRSLVTAFPLDDVRHAMRSVRDGAVLKAVLTP, translated from the coding sequence GTGACCACCGCCCGCGCCGTCGTCCTGAAGGACTTCACCGACCCGCCGCACGTCGCCTCGTTCGACGTGCCGCCGCCCACTCCCGGCGGCCTCACCGTGGCCTGCCGATACGCCGGCATCTGCGGGACCGATCTGCACCTGGCCAGCGGCCACCTGGACGTCCCCACACCGCTGGTGCTCGGCCACGAGGGACTGGGCACCGTCCACGCGCTCGGCGACGGCACGGACCGGGACACCAACGGCGACCCGCTCGCCGTCGGCGACACCGTCATGTGGGCCTCGTCCATCGCCTGCCACACCTGCCACGCCTGCCGGGTCCTGCGCGAACCGACCCTGTGCACGGCCCGGCAGACCTACGGCGTCAACAGGCCGACCAGCGAGGCGTCCCCGCTGCGCGGGTCCTGGGCGGACTTCATCAGCCTCGAACCGGGCACCACCGTGATCAAGCTGCCGGCCGGGACCGACCCGGTGGCCGCCATGGCCTTCGCGTGCGCGGGCCCGACGATGGTCCACGCACTCGGGGAGCGCCGCCCGGTGCGGCTCGGGGAGACGGTGGCCGTCCAGGGCAGCGGACCGGTGGGCCTGGCCGCCGCCGCCCTGGCCCAACTCGCGGGAGCGCACGTCATCGTGGTCGGCGGTCCCGCAGCGCGGCTGGCCACCGCCCGCGCCGCCCGCATCGGCGACGAGCACATCGACGTCGTGGAGTCCGGTGACGTCCAGGGAGCGCTGGCGGCGGTGCTCGACCTCACCGAAGGCCGGGGGGCGGACCTGGTCATCGAGTGCGCCGGAGTGCCGGACGCGGTGGAGCAGGGGACGCGGATGGCCCGGCGCGGCGGCTCCTACCTCATCGTCGGCCAGTACACCGACAGCGGCAACACCTCCTTCAACCCCCACCAGATCGTGCACCGGCAACTGGACCTGGTCGGCTCCTGGGCGTTCACCGGCACCCACCTCGCCGAGTACATCCGCCTCCTGCCCGCGCTGACCGAGCGGTTCGACCTGCGCTCGCTCGTGACCGCCTTCCCGCTGGACGACGTCCGGCACGCGATGCGGAGCGTCCGCGACGGCGCGGTGCTGAAGGCCGTCCTGACACCTTGA
- a CDS encoding phytanoyl-CoA dioxygenase family protein: MLSSADIDFYEEHGYLVLPGQFSAAESELLLGETRRLSQLDIPQRILESDGEQVRSVYAVHQHSDAFDRFTRDPRNLEPARELLGGDVYIHQTQLNPKAPFQGDVWEWHQDYLYWQRDDGMAEPRALNVSVFLDEVTEFNGPIFVMPGSHRLALDDETRTHQDGWENTLTADIRHKITPDTLSRLADRLGLVSIKGDPGTTVVFDGRLLHCSPPNLSGNPRSVIFIRYNSVDNPLREVPAPRPEWLASRDPRPLGALSHPFADADAAG; the protein is encoded by the coding sequence GTGCTGTCGTCCGCAGACATCGACTTCTACGAGGAGCACGGCTACCTGGTGCTGCCCGGCCAGTTCTCGGCGGCGGAGAGCGAACTCCTCCTCGGCGAGACCCGCCGGCTGTCACAACTCGACATCCCCCAGCGGATACTGGAGAGCGACGGCGAGCAGGTGCGGTCGGTGTACGCCGTCCACCAGCACAGCGACGCCTTCGACCGCTTCACCCGCGATCCGCGCAATCTCGAACCCGCCCGTGAACTGCTCGGCGGGGACGTCTACATCCACCAGACGCAGCTCAACCCCAAGGCCCCCTTCCAGGGCGACGTCTGGGAGTGGCACCAGGACTACCTCTACTGGCAGCGGGACGACGGCATGGCCGAGCCGCGCGCGCTGAACGTCTCGGTCTTCCTCGACGAGGTCACCGAGTTCAACGGTCCGATCTTCGTCATGCCGGGCTCCCACCGGCTGGCCCTGGACGACGAGACGCGTACGCACCAGGACGGCTGGGAGAACACCCTGACGGCGGACATCCGCCACAAGATCACCCCGGACACGTTGAGCCGGCTCGCGGACCGTCTCGGCCTGGTGTCGATCAAGGGCGACCCGGGCACCACGGTCGTCTTCGACGGGCGCCTGCTGCACTGCTCGCCGCCGAACCTGTCGGGCAACCCGCGGTCGGTGATCTTCATCCGCTACAACAGCGTGGACAACCCGCTGCGCGAGGTGCCCGCACCGCGGCCGGAGTGGCTGGCCTCCCGCGACCCCCGTCCGCTCGGGGCGCTGTCCCACCCGTTCGCCGACGCCGACGCGGCCGGCTGA